The Ziziphus jujuba cultivar Dongzao chromosome 3, ASM3175591v1 region GAGAACTGGTTAATGTTGGAGTCATCTGCTATCTGAAGCAGGTAATTACTTATATTAGTAGGCTCGAGATCCTTGTACCTTCTTGAGATAGTgaagaaattctttttcctcttctttttgttttaggtaacATCTGTTTCAATTATCCATCCTGAGTCAGAAAAGTTCGGCTATTTAGAGCACACTTTTATAATTGTGAAAAGATGTTTTGCCTATGGGCTACAGAAATTATTCTTGAAAATGCTCTTAAGTCTGCCTTACTTTAATTTGTATGGTCTTAACAATGCATGTAATGTCTATAGAGCCTTATAGATGCTGTGACTGTAGAATCATGCATGATCTTCTATTGGGCAATGattgtttttgtatatataacTTTAAATTGTAGCTGGTGCAAGTTTCCAATAGCTAGGATAATCTGCACCTCTCTTAAGAGGTTGGTTCAATTTCCGTTTACTAATGCATTAGTCACTTATTGTCTTTTTCTTGTTTGCAGCTGCTTGATACTGGATTTTTTCATGCTGATCCTCATCCAGGGAATTTGATCCGCACTCCAGATGGGAAGCTAGCTATACTTGATTTTGGTAATGAATCTACTTTGTTAGAGTATATTGCGAAAGATAACCTTTCCACATAGTTAGCAAACATTAAACGCATACTCTCATTTAAGTATCACAAATCCAGTTAAGCATTCCTGAGttaattgtattaatttttaaaatattacttgGATAAGGCTACTCCTCTTTAGTTGAGTGCGggtggaaaaattataataaataaacaaaagaagaagaagaagaagataaaaagaaaaaaaataataaaagagagagagagagagagaggatgaaACACCGGTTCCAGTTCCAGTGAATTATGTTTCTTTCCTTTCTAttctcaattattattttacatagaTTACTTTCATAAAACTAGACTAGGGTCTATTACTTGAGAAACATTTCACTGTTGTCCTTAAACTAAATGTTCTAATGCTAATGCTTTATCTAAGGACATAAGAAAACTTTGAATATAAGCTAAGAGATTGGATATTCCCTTGTTCAAACAAAAAGTCATTAGTCCAAAGTGCTTAATTGAAAAACAAGCCTAAAATCTTGAGTTTTGTTTAGGAAACTATGCATCATATTTAGCATGCCTCTACTGGAAAAAACAACTTCCAGTAGGTGATAAACTTTGTGCATCAGAATAGTATGGATGCTGTCTATAATTTTAAGGTGTTGATTTTCAATCTGCCACTGAGATTAGTTATCCTTTTCTTCTGCCCATTAACTATGTTTAGTCTCAATTGCTCAAATGGCATATACAAATGTATCAGCAGATAGAATGTTTCTTTGCCATTATTAGAGATCACTTATTTAGTGCTTGTCTTGTCTTCTCTTGGATACTTGAAGAATGTCGTACTgaattgtattttaaattatgaagAAGCTAAATTGTGGTTTTACAATAACAGGTTTGGTGACAAAATTAACTGATGATCAGAAGTATGGAATGATTGAAGCAATTGCTCACCTTATACATCGTGATTATGGAGCCATAGTCAAAGACTTTGTCAAACTCGGTTTCATTCCTGAAGGTGTTAATCTGGAACCTATTTTGCCTGTTCTGGCAAAGGTTTTTGATCAGGCACTTGAAGGTGGAGGagcaaaaaatatcaatttccaGGAGCTGGCAGCAGATTTGGCACAAATAACATTTGATTATCCATTTAGGATACCCCCTTATTTTGCTCTCATAATCCGAGCAATTGGTGTGCTGGAAGGTATAGCTTTAGTTGGAAATCCTGAGTTTGCCATTGTGGATGAAGCCTATCCATATATTGCGCAGGTATTGAATTTCTCTGTATGAAATATTATAACTATACATATTTCGTTTACTGTATCACTgggatatatgtatatatgcatcaGTGAATTCCAATAAAATGAATATCTAGGTGGATAATTCATGAAATTTTCCTTGAACATTTTAATCACAAACTTCAGGGTAGATGGTGCTTGTTGGACGACTATGATCGTAAATGGTCAAGAGGTTCTAACTAAAGCTAAAAGGAACATTGGAGATATatttaatagaaatatgataACTAACCTGTTACTGATGTGATCCTTGTTATCTGAGTTGATAACTTGGGACTAGCCTTTGTCAATATGCAAGGTATTGAAGTTGGTAGCAAGTTAAAATCTCTTGTAAATAGTTTTATAGTTGGTTATCCATTACTGGTTTGTATGGTATATTTGATGCGAATATATTCCTTATTCCTTTAGTGGTCTCATTGATATTCACTATTTCATTCTTTCTTTCACTGTAGAGGCTCCTGACTGATGAATCCCCACGTCTAAGGGAAGCTTTGCGTTACACAATATATGGAAAGTCAGGAATTTTTGATGCAGAAAGATTCATAGATGTCATGCAAGCTTTTGAAAACTTCATAACAGCTGCTAAAAGTGGAGGTGGAGAGAGTATGAATGGTGATATGGCGGAACTCGGTATTCTGCAAAGTCGAACAGAAACTATTGTTCCAGGATTTCTGCTGGTTCCATCACAACAGAATCAGCCCATCAAAACGAGGGCTGCTTTAGGATTTCTATTGTCTGCTAGAGGAAACTTCTTCCGAGAATTTCTTCTGGATGAGGTACTTTGCATAGGAACTTAAAGGACAAGAGAATTTATCTAATACTTTATATCCTATTGAAGTGCAATGGCTATACAAGATCGCCTGTCTTGATACATTGATGGAAAGATTAATAATCAATAAGAGCTTTATATGTAACAACCTGATTTTAGTTAAGAAAATGAGGTAGCAAATAGCATCGGTCAAACCTTAACAAAACTGAATCATGTCATGTAGAGACCCAAATAGTGGCACAAATATGGATACTCATTAAGACCATTTTGTTATTATCACTATTTTTTGGAGATGAAGTGATAAATTTAAGTCTTAGGTTAATTTATAATCAATTATATCAAACTTTCTTGAGTCTTTTTTGGCAAGTAGTTCTGTTTTAGGTTTGGTTGAGCTAGTTTTATCATTAACTTTGATATGCAAAGCAGGTTGTAAAGGGAATTGATGCAGTTACAAGGGAACAGCTGGTGCGCATTGCAGCACTCATCGGAATTGGAAATGCTACTCCTATCTTCAGTATGGTTCCCACTTTTGGTCCATTCAGGCCTGCAGGACTTCTTCCCACAATAACGGAGGAGGATAGAGTTATACTGAACAATGTCCAAAAAATCATCGAGTTCTTGACTGCTGGAAGTTCAATCTCAAGAAGACCCGACCAGGTACTTAGATTAGATGGTTTTAAGCAACCAGTTGCTTCTAACTTTATTTAGATGCTAACTTTTACTGTTTTGTTTCTTGGGGACCCAAGCAGGGAGTAGACGTTGTTCAGGTTGTCCAAGAGCTTCTTCCAGTTTTACCAGGCATCCCAGCCACAATACTGCCAGAAGTGCTCAGTCGACTAACTTCTCGGATTTTGGCTCGCATTATTCGAGACACAGTTTTGTAACAACCTTCTATAACTTGGCTACAGTAAACCTCAATTGTGCATATCTTGAACTGTATCATATATATAGGTAAAATATGTCTTACCCACACCTTACgtccatttatttttctatatcctTCATAAATGTTAGATTTTATACGATTTTTTTGTATACAATGTTTTCAATGAAAAAATGTAAATTGGGTTTTCTTTCAGAAGCTAAATATTTACACAAAAAGGTTTAAATATAGTTCATCCTCTTTTTATTACTAGGAGCGTGCTTTCTGAACTTTAATTTTGCATCCAAGTTAGTAGTGTTTGAATTGCAAGCTATATGAAATGCTCTAGAAATActtcaaaaaaccaaaatcaatccctttttcttctttgttcttcTGGCAAACTATTCCTAAAACTTCTCAGGAGCCAAATGGAGCTTGAAACTAGATGCTAGTGGTAAACATTGAAACAAAGAGCTACAATaagaaaaagagggaaaaaaaaaatcccaataaaattcatttatttgccTTCCATCCCTACCAATTCTTAGTCAAGTGGTAACTATGTTGAGTGAGGAGAATGAACACCTTTACCACTAAACCGCAACGTTTGCGGTGACAACCTCGAATTTGATACCACGAAGGTGATTTTGCTTGGACACATGTGGGTCTTGCCTGAATCTCTCCTTGTACCTTCTTGGCGATGACTACTTACCAGAATTAGGGTTTTGAGTAGCACACCTTAAAGCAGAACAGAATAATGGGAAACAGAGCCAAAAGACAAAAGGGGACCCAGTTGGAAACAATCTGGAGAGAACGCGAGAGCGCATGCaacaaagagaataaaaaaatatataaaaataaaaattaaaaaaaaaacacagaggGAATAGGAGcacataaagaaaacaaaagcagTATAGGGAAAAGAAGTTTTGGGACAATTTTGTTGGAAAGAGTTTTGGGACAATCCTGTGGTTTTCGATGCTTAATTCTGTTATATGCATTATTCAGACGCATGTTTGACCAAATTAGGAAGCCATTTCCATCCTGACAAATTACCATTTGGATTCTAGTATGAAAATCAACTAATTACTTTGTCTccaccaaaaacaaaagtggAACTATAAAAGCTCTAAAGTTTGTAATTTTCTTCCTCTGTCGGAAACAAGTCCAGGCTTAGTTGAATTCCACAGATAAGATTAGCATCCATTTtcctttgcatatatatataaattcaagtTAATTTCTGAACTAATCTTCTGAAACATCCatcctagaaaagaaaaatataatgagaGAAAAAGCCTAAATTAAATGGGTATCTCAGAGACTCCCACTGTGACAAAACAATGAATGCAAACCCATTAACAGTCAAAAGATAAAGagcatttcatttttttgtcccAATTTCACCACAATAATAATGAGTGCTAAGGCAAAAAAGCAAAAGGAAGCTACATTTAGTGGAGGAGGCATGAAAATAATTGTACCTCCTCTTTCATCCAAACCATCTctttttttcaaccaaaaagcTTTGCCAAAAACCCCATAATCTCAAAACAGCTTTcgcaacttttgtttttttaatatatgcaaAGCAAAACTATAATCATTTGAAGATAAcccttatatcaataacatactcattctttttctctcttctttttcttctctctcctctctcttcaACATTTTCCATTTGTTTTGATCTGATATCAATCCAAATTTTTCCCACACAGCTCCAACTCTGGTCATGGTGTTTTTCGATACATAGAAACCGCAAAGAGAGACGTATAACCTTGTCGTTTGTACTCCTGGCGGCGTCGGCGCAGAACAAGTGCACTACTTTAGTGTGGTCTTGCTATGTACCATCAAAAGGGTATCACAACAAAGGTGAAGAAAACAGCAAAAACGACGACAACAACGACAACAGCAACAGTATTATTAGTGACAAGAAGCAATCCGTGGCAGAAAAGAAAGATGGGGTCAAGGAAGAAGTTGATAATAATGAAGCAAGAGGTTgtgatagtagtagtagtaacaATGGTGGAAGAAACAGTAGAAGTAGTGGGTCTAATGGGCCTCACATTGAGCACTCTAATCTCAAGAGTAATCTCAAGAAAGCAGTAGTGGaggaaaataatcaattaagGACAGAAAGGAGGAAAGTTAGTTGGCCTGATGCTCATGGTAAAGATATTGCTCATGTTCAAGAATTTGAACCAAGGTAAAAAGAATTCCATCCTCAAAAAACATACTTTTTCTTTCATGAATGTAACTTTCTCaagaaaattaagatttaacaGTTTCCAtgaatgtttttatattttgtaggcTCAAAAGTAGATTTCTGACCAATTTTAACAGGGCTTGACCATGTACGGATATAAGTATGAACAgttaaaaaaatgtgaaaaccTTTTGAATGGAGTGTGGGACATTAGGAAAAATGATAGCTTGTCTTTCATAAATGCAGAGATAATTACTAGTTTAAGTGATGAAAGATAGGACAACACTATCTGTTTCATGGctatattttaagttttaattcctttctttttctttttctttttttttcttttttttctttttttttttttctaatttgcttttagaatttttgcttatatttattaaatttttctcACTAAAATTTCTTGCACTTTCTCGTGGGTGTTAATAGTGTGTCTGAAGATGGAGAACTTGAAGGAGTAAG contains the following coding sequences:
- the LOC107422590 gene encoding uncharacterized protein LOC107422590, with amino-acid sequence MAAAPQLSWCGIEPLCSSSCPTHHRSFPYSRIRVPKRARRVFAVATGPKPTQTGSDKSSSVKTVNGSLRPPPSSKPVNGVSKRMGEVSQEIKRVRAQMEEDEQLAILMRGLRGQNLKDSQFAEDDVELRLVEVDETSEFLPLVYDPATIAAYWGKRPRAVATRVVQLLSVAGGFLSRLAWDVINKKVKENEVARAIELREIVTSLGPAYIKLGQALSIRPDILSPTAMTELQKLCDKVPSFPDDVAMALIEEELGQPWNNIYSELSSSPIAAASLGQVYKGRLKENGDLVAVKVQRPFVLETVTVDLYIIRNLGLVLRKFPQISVDVVGLVDEWAARFFEELDYINEGENGTLFAEMMRKDLPQVVVPKTYEKYTSRKVLTTGWIEGEKLSQSTESDVGELVNVGVICYLKQLLDTGFFHADPHPGNLIRTPDGKLAILDFGLVTKLTDDQKYGMIEAIAHLIHRDYGAIVKDFVKLGFIPEGVNLEPILPVLAKVFDQALEGGGAKNINFQELAADLAQITFDYPFRIPPYFALIIRAIGVLEGIALVGNPEFAIVDEAYPYIAQRLLTDESPRLREALRYTIYGKSGIFDAERFIDVMQAFENFITAAKSGGGESMNGDMAELGILQSRTETIVPGFLLVPSQQNQPIKTRAALGFLLSARGNFFREFLLDEVVKGIDAVTREQLVRIAALIGIGNATPIFSMVPTFGPFRPAGLLPTITEEDRVILNNVQKIIEFLTAGSSISRRPDQGVDVVQVVQELLPVLPGIPATILPEVLSRLTSRILARIIRDTVL
- the LOC112492388 gene encoding uncharacterized protein LOC112492388, which gives rise to LYLLFHPNHLFFSTKKLCQKPHNLKTAFATFVFLIYAKQNYNHLKITLISITYSFFFSLLFLLSPLSSTFSICFDLISIQIFPTQLQLWSWCFSIHRNRKERRITLSFVLLAASAQNKCTTLVWSCYVPSKGYHNKGEENSKNDDNNDNSNSIISDKKQSVAEKKDGVKEEVDNNEARGCDSSSSNNGGRNSRSSGSNGPHIEHSNLKSNLKKAVVEENNQLRTERRKVSWPDAHGKDIAHVQEFEPSVSEDGELEGVRNSCVCVIQ